In one Dermacentor albipictus isolate Rhodes 1998 colony chromosome 4, USDA_Dalb.pri_finalv2, whole genome shotgun sequence genomic region, the following are encoded:
- the LOC135902087 gene encoding sodium- and chloride-dependent glycine transporter 1-like, whose protein sequence is MPVTNGTTTVLVPESAYNFSDCANGTQSATRLFFDSRVLRLSMDGRDVIDPEIAITMAVLWLLVFAATRNGLQNAEYAVYVIASLTITTLTLMLVNSLALKCSDRGINILVRAPLSGVISYELWRDALKVAISNIGIFSGGFLSTARFNIFKTKIATFSTVVALMQLISSLLYGLLFYAHVGFLSSVRDTDMERILQSADIEHVIMPEALTILDTTRVWCTVYFTWLLANALGYMMIGPEVILEAVVFEFPGFAKFRTELRFAACLCFYVLGLCLTTTSGPYLIKLLVPNIEVIAALSLLLEVLVIVRIYGIHRVMADYHTMTGNYPNLMTRLSWTFGVPLQLTMLLAIEVMEPAPEGYRGVHFSYFAKLFGIWINIVAVSFIPTYLFALLTVHPWEKIMAPAMTRLPDDKVATREYRGLLQEFRYASSKGALPEQPSLAASGQASVAAGTSRGDTVTVAETIDPRETVGTTERSVSFAPDVLSTLRYSENFNELLERQFGLRSSRVPSRDATSQAGFLDDTSSSIQIKVLGYERNIDTVPTSVFAKEDVEEIRKIIDNVDTELCALSPDDAAFAEKMALVNDEPAKRAAESSLASKREAGKGKSLAAAAALPLPQPEGDTKLAKDAVQKSDRKQRAVPLALAAPLHQLERDVKPTSTTGTKGKMNSRQGLVATPESAAPLAQPTEGGVKTPEELATHSGIESPSLSEKHAQHSMSKERLGQKRKKNKWTPSPRLQKKRGSNQLSKSKKSASKKRKSSGSESADVNQGKDSVECSSKDSAKGSAIASPSKIGSKGSPTS, encoded by the coding sequence ATGCCGGTGACGAACGGCACGACAACGGTACTTGTCCCCGAGTCCGCCTACAACTTCAGCGACTGCGCCAATGGCACGCAGAGCGCTACGCGTCTGTTCTTCGACTCCAGGGTTCTCCGGCTCTCGATGGACGGCCGTGACGTGATTGACCCGGAGATAGCCATCACGATGGCGGTTCTCTGGCTGCTCGTCTTCGCCGCCACCAGAAATGGCCTGCAAAACGCCGAGTACGCAGTGTACGTTATTGCTTCCCTGACCATCACTACGCTGACGCTGATGCTCGTGAATTCTTTGGCACTAAAGTGCAGTGATCGCGGAATTAATATCTTAGTCAGGGCACCACTGTCAGGCGTCATCAGCTACGAACTTTGGCGGGACGCGCTGAAGGTGGCAATAAGCAACATCGGCATCTTCAGTGGGGGTTTCCTGAGCACTGCGCGCTTCAATATATTCAAAACCAAGATAGCAACATTTTCAACCGTCGTAGCTCTAATGCAACTGATATCTTCGCTACTCTACGGACTCCTCTTCTACGCGCACGTTGGCTTTCTGTCTTCAGTTAGGGATACGGACATGGAGCGCATCTTGCAGAGCGCCGATATTGAACACGTGATAATGCCTGAGGCCCTCACGATTTTGGATACGACGCGCGTTTGGTGCACAGTGTACTTCACCTGGTTGTTAGCCAATGCCCTGGGGTACATGATGATAGGTCCTGAAGTTATCCTCGAAGCGGTCGTGTTTGAATTTCCAGGATTTGCAAAGTTTCGGACAGAGCTCCGCTTCGCGGCCTGTTTGTGCTTCTACGTTCTCGGACTTTGTCTGACCACCACCTCTGGACCATACCTAATCAAGCTGCTCGTGCCTAACATTGAGGTCATTGCGGCACTGTCTCTTTTGTTAGAAGTGCTGGTCATTGTGCGAATTTACGGTATTCACCGCGTCATGGCGGACTATCACACAATGACGGGTAACTACCCGAACCTAATGACGCGATTGTCCTGGACTTTCGGAGTGCCTCTTCAGCTAACCATGCTGCTGGCGATCGAGGTAATGGAGCCGGCTCCGGAAGGGTACAGGGGCGTTCACTTTAGTTACTTCGCGAAGCTGTTCGGAATCTGGATCAATATTGTCGCAGTCAGCTTCATTCCTACGTACCTCTTCGCCCTTCTCACGGTCCATCCGTGGGAGAAGATCATGGCGCCAGCAATGACACGGTTGCCGGATGACAAGGTGGCCACTCGCGAGTACCGAGGACTGCTGCAAGAATTTCGCTATGCGTCGAGTAAGGGTGCCCTGCCTGAGCAGCCGAGTCTAGCCGCAAGTGGCCAGGCTAGCGTCGCTGCTGGAACGAGTCGCGGAGACACTGTGACCGTGGCGGAGACGATAGACCCACGCGAGACGGTAGGCACCACTGAGCGGTCGGTCTCGTTCGCCCCCGACGTGCTATCGACGCTCCGCTACAGCGAGAACTTCAACGAGCTCCTCGAGCGGCAGTTCGGACTCCGTTCTTCCAGGGTACCATCCCGAGATGCGACCTCTCAAGCAGGCTTTCTGGATGACACTTCCTCATCCATTCAGATTAAGGTCCTCGGTTACGAGAGAAACATCGACACCGTTCCGACATCTGTGTTTGCCAAGGAAGACGTCGAAGAGATTCGAAAGATTATCGACAATGTCGACACCGAGCTTTGTGCTCTCTCCCCAGACGACGCCGCCTTTGCGGAGAAAATGGCCCTGGTCAACGATGAACCTGCAAAGCGCGCTGCTGAATCGTCGCTGGCGAGCAAAAGAGAGGCAGGCAAAGGGAAGAGTTTGGCGGCTGCTGCGGCTCTTCCGCTGCCTCAGCCAGAAGGCGACACTAAGCTTGCGAAGGACGCCGTGCAGAAAAGCGACAGAAAACAAAGGGCGGTACCACTTGCACTAGCTGCTCCGCTGCACCAGCTGGAACGTGACGTCAAGCCTACAAGCACCACTGGTACAAAAGGCAAAATGAACAGCAGGCAAGGTCTTGTTGCAACTCCTGAATCAGCAGCTCCTTTAGCGCAGCCGACAGAAGGTGGCGTAAAAACTCCAGAGGAGCTGGCTACGCATTCTGGCATCGAAAGTCCGTCACTCAGTGAAAAGCACGCACAGCATTCGATGAGCAAGGAAAGGCTCGggcagaagagaaagaagaataaGTGGACGCCATCTCCACGATTACAAAAGAAGAGGGGCTCAAACCAACTGTCCAAGTCTAAGAAATCCGCCAGCAAGAAGCGCAAGTCATCAGGGTCGGAAAGCGCTGACGTCAATCAGGGCAAAGACAGTGTTGAGTGCAGCTCGAAGGACAGCGCTAAAGGCAGCGCTATTGCAAGCCCTAGTAAGATCGGCTCTAAAGGAAGCCCCACGTCATAA
- the LOC135902077 gene encoding uncharacterized protein produces MSLLSKKSYFPKKLSEYEKLCLVGLRNASGRSLSPDDMQSLCVCQEPTASCFLRNCEHCPQDGIFTLENFDMSSEDEVLIASWEYGELVKKTMTASSFMREFLRMTMKWIPHNYIRSVQAKAIHEEKQSCDRGAIVLHFDFAENWTVVLPDAVQAYHWQKKQVTVFTCVVTSRKSTRNYAVISDDMSHDSAHACLALSKIKAHLEDNAPIYTKITHVSDGAPAHFKNKYQFHELQRSECQETKWMFSATGHGKNACDGIGGLVKHRASHHNLRKPASEAIQTASGFVDAIQGTLKNITILELPQRELADFREMKKEEWKTAKKVPGVQTLHMWKYVRSNEGSASYVASTAASEWKRL; encoded by the exons ATGTCGCTGCTCTCAAAAAAGTCCTACTTCCCGAAGAAGCTCTCCGAGTACGAGAAA TTGTGCCTCGTGGGACTGCGGAACGCCTCCGGAAGGTCACTTTCTCCCGATGATATGCAGAGTCTCTGCGTATGCCAGGAACCTACTGCGTCATGTTTCCTCAGGAATTGTGAGCACTGTCCACAAGATGGCATTTTCACTTTGGAAAATTTTGATATGAGCAGCGAGGACGAGGTGTTGATTGCTTCATGGGAATACGGCGAGCTAGTTAAAAAAACTATGACCGCTTCATCATTTATGAGAGAATTTCTAAGAATGACCATGAAATGGATTCCCCACAACTATATCAGATCTGTGCAAGCAAAAGCAATTCATGAAGAAAAACAAAGCTGCGACAGAGGTGCAATTGTTTTGCATTTTGATTTCGCCGAAAACTGGACAGTTGTGCTTCCAGACGCAGTACAAGCGTACCATTGGCAGAAAAAGCAGGTCACCGTGTTTACCTGCGTTGTCACGTCAAGAAAATCGACTCGGAACTACGCCGTTATTTCCGACGATATGTCTCATGATTCAGCTCATGCATGTTTGGCTCTgtcaaaaatcaaagcacacctgGAAGACAACGCGCCAATCTACACCAAGATAACACATGTGAGCGACGGGGCTCCCGCTCACTTCAAGAATAAATATCAGTTTCATGAGCTACAACGCAGTGAATGTCAAGAGACGAAATGGATGTTTTCGGCCACTGGACACGGCAAAAATGCTTGCGACGGCATTGGTGGGCTTGTGAAACATCGAGCATCACACCACAACTTGCGGAAGCCTGCAAGTGAGGCCATACAAACAGCCAGCGGCTTCGTGGACGCAATTCAAGGAACGCTAAAGAATATCACCATTCTGGAGCTCCCACAGAGGGAGCTTGCAGACTTTCGCGAAATGAAGAAGGAAGAATGGAAAACGGCAAAGAAAGTGCCTGGAGTTCAGACACTCCACATGTGGAAGTACGTTCGATCAAATGAAGGCAGTGCATCCTACGTGGCATCCACCGCTGCTTCGGAATGGAAGAGACTATGA